The window TGATTTGGTTAGGTATCGCTTTAATAGTGTTTTTTAGCATACTGTTTGCTTTCAATTTTTCTCAAAATCCTTCGAGTATATCACTTGCTAAAAAGAAATCGCAACGTGTTACTAAAAGGAACTTTGGTACAATCACTAAAGTAGTAATGCCTCCAGCAACACAAGATACCTCATTCTTGGGACAATTAAAAACTGCTTGGGTTATTGCAAAATCTGATATCTCCTACATTGTAAAGGGCTGGCCATTTATAATTATAGCAACAGTTGCTTTTGCTTTCTCGCTGCTAACAATGTTGATTACAGGCCAACAATATGGAACTGATATTTTGCCTAAAACTTGGGTAATGTTACAATTTGCTGGAGGAATCTTCAGCACCTTTGCTTATTTACTCATATATCTCTATACAGGATTAATCATGGACCGCGCAAAAGCGGCTCATATTCATCAACTTATAGACGCAACACCTACTAAAAACTGGACGATGCTGCTATCCAAGTTCATCGCAATGATTGTTATGGTGGCTACTTTATTGCTCATTGTGATTTTGAGTGGTATGATTATTCAGGCCTATAATGGTTTCTTTGAGTTTGAATTACCGTTGTACTTATTTGATTTATATGTAATTAATATCTGGGACTTTATTCCATGGATCCTGATGTCCATTTTAATTCATACTCTTATTAAGAATAAATGGTTGGGATTAATCACTTTATTAGTTTTGGCTTTAGGAATACCACCGCTTTTAAATGCTATAGGCGTTGAACAAAGCCAGTTTGTTTTCAATCAAGGAGCTGGATCTCCTAGCCCGAGTGATATGAACGGTTATGGAAGTGGCCTCGCTCGATATTTTACTTATAGATTGTATTGGATTCTTTTAGGAATCGCTTTATTCGCGCTGTCCGTGCTATTTTACCGCCGTGGTATGGGGACAAATATCAGTGAACGTTTCGCTTTCGCGAAAGCGAGATTATCAAAATCATTAGTTTCTATAATGGCAATATCTCTCGTGGGATTCTTTGCAATAGGTGGTTATATATGGAAGGTGAATAACATTGATAACGAGCCTATTTCTGGTAAAGAACAAGAGGAATTACGTGTTAACTATGAGAAAGAATTAAGTAAATATTCCAAAGTACCTCAACCTCGATTAGTTGCTGTGAATACTTTTATGGATATTTTTCCAGATACCAGAGATTTTAAGGCAGGAGCTACTTATACTTTAATTAATCAAACTGAGTTTGCAATTGATACCTTGCATGTAAATTATCCTGACCGTCCTACTGAGATCAATCTTGATCGTGAAACAGATATTGTATATGATCAAGAGGATTATGACTATAGAATGTATGAGTTTAGAAGTCCATTACAACCAGGTGACACCTTAATAATGAAATTTACTACACAAAATGAGCCTAATACGTTCTTTGAGAATAATTCTCCAGTAGTAGATAATGGTACTTTCATAGATAATTTCATTTTTCCATCTATCGGTTATAATGAGCAAGGAGAAATACGTAATACTCAAGTACGATTAAAATACGGCTTACCGCCTAAAGATCGTTTGCCATATCCAGACGCTCCAGGAGCGAGAGATAACAATTATATAGGAGGCAACAGTGACTGGATCGATTTTGAAGCTACCGTGAGTACATCTAGCGATCAAATTGCAATTGCACCAGGTTACCTCATCAAAGAATGGGAAAAAGATGGACGTAAGTATTTCAATTATAAAATGGACTCTAAAATCGTAAATTTCTACGCATTTTTGAGTGGTCGTTATGAAGTGAAACGAGAGGAGCACGAAGGTGTAAAACTTGAAATCTATTACCATCCAGATCATGTCTACAACGTAGACCGTATGATGAATGGCCTTAAAGACGGACTGGATTATTATAATAAAAACTATACTCCTTACCAGCACAGACAGGCGCGTATTATTGAGTTTCCAAGAACTGGTGGAGGATTTGCTCAAGCTTTTCCTAATACCATACCTTTTAGTGAGGCAATAGGTTTCATAGCTGATGTTGATACTGAAAATAATGAAGGAGTTGACTATCCTTTTAGTGTAACCGCACACGAGCTTGCTCACCAGTGGTGGGCGCATCAAGTTATAGGAGCAAATGCAAAAGGAGCTACATTACTTTCTGAAAGTTTATCTGAATACAGTTCTTTGAAGGTTCTTGAAAAAACTAATGGTAAAGAGCAAATGAGACGTTTTCTTAAAGATGCTATGGATGGCTATTTACTCGGTAGAACTGTAGAACAAATCAAAGAAAACCCATTGATGTATAATGAAAACCAACAGTACATTCATTATCAAAAAGGTTCTCTAGTACTTTATGCCATGAGTGATTATCTAGGAGAAAAGAAATTTAATGATGTGGTAAAGCGTTTTGCAGAAAAGTACCAATTTAAAGGTGCGCCTTATCCTGTAGCAACTGAATTTGTAGACGACATAAGAGCGGTAACGCCAGATTCACTTCAGTATTTAGTTAATGATATGTTTGAAACAATAACCTTGTATGACAACAGTGCTAGAAAAGGAACTTATCGAGAATTGCCTAATGGTAAATATCTAGTTACTCTAGACGCTCGAGTCATCAAATATAGATCTGATGAAAAAGGGAAGTCTGTATATAAAAATAGAGCTGGTGACAGCATTTCATTTACTCCTAAGGATAGGAAAAGAGCGCTTCAATCTTTACCATTAGCTGATTATATAGAAGTTGGCGTTTTTGGTGAAGAAAATGAAGAAACTGGAGTGAATAAAGTACTTTATTTAAAGAAACTAAAAGTTACTGACATTCCTAACAGCTTTGACATTGTTGTAGATTCAAAGCCAGTAGAAGCAGGAATAGACCCTTTCAATAAGTTGATTGATAGAAATAGTGATGATAATCGCATTGCTTTGAGTGAAAATACTTCTGCAAATAAAGAAGATTA is drawn from Nonlabens dokdonensis DSW-6 and contains these coding sequences:
- a CDS encoding ABC transporter permease/M1 family aminopeptidase encodes the protein MFSTIYIHEVKTWFKKPLFYIYAGVLFALSLLLSATAVGVFDSDNVTVTSAIKLNGAVGIYGLLGLFAVLTYLLIPSIIGGTIQRDFKNNMHNVLYSYPLTKWNYLLAKFSAGFTMTLLVIIASLLGLTLGFYLPGANEELVGPFKIMNYLQPFLLYIIPNVFFYGAIVFAITAFLRNINIGFMFVLVMVILQFAAQSSVTTMDDPYWVELMEPTGDSATYAQIKYWTPEEQSTQLIPIEGTLLYNRLIWLGIALIVFFSILFAFNFSQNPSSISLAKKKSQRVTKRNFGTITKVVMPPATQDTSFLGQLKTAWVIAKSDISYIVKGWPFIIIATVAFAFSLLTMLITGQQYGTDILPKTWVMLQFAGGIFSTFAYLLIYLYTGLIMDRAKAAHIHQLIDATPTKNWTMLLSKFIAMIVMVATLLLIVILSGMIIQAYNGFFEFELPLYLFDLYVINIWDFIPWILMSILIHTLIKNKWLGLITLLVLALGIPPLLNAIGVEQSQFVFNQGAGSPSPSDMNGYGSGLARYFTYRLYWILLGIALFALSVLFYRRGMGTNISERFAFAKARLSKSLVSIMAISLVGFFAIGGYIWKVNNIDNEPISGKEQEELRVNYEKELSKYSKVPQPRLVAVNTFMDIFPDTRDFKAGATYTLINQTEFAIDTLHVNYPDRPTEINLDRETDIVYDQEDYDYRMYEFRSPLQPGDTLIMKFTTQNEPNTFFENNSPVVDNGTFIDNFIFPSIGYNEQGEIRNTQVRLKYGLPPKDRLPYPDAPGARDNNYIGGNSDWIDFEATVSTSSDQIAIAPGYLIKEWEKDGRKYFNYKMDSKIVNFYAFLSGRYEVKREEHEGVKLEIYYHPDHVYNVDRMMNGLKDGLDYYNKNYTPYQHRQARIIEFPRTGGGFAQAFPNTIPFSEAIGFIADVDTENNEGVDYPFSVTAHELAHQWWAHQVIGANAKGATLLSESLSEYSSLKVLEKTNGKEQMRRFLKDAMDGYLLGRTVEQIKENPLMYNENQQYIHYQKGSLVLYAMSDYLGEKKFNDVVKRFAEKYQFKGAPYPVATEFVDDIRAVTPDSLQYLVNDMFETITLYDNSARKGTYRELPNGKYLVTLDARVIKYRSDEKGKSVYKNRAGDSISFTPKDRKRALQSLPLADYIEVGVFGEENEETGVNKVLYLKKLKVTDIPNSFDIVVDSKPVEAGIDPFNKLIDRNSDDNRIALSENTSANKED